A DNA window from Castanea sativa cultivar Marrone di Chiusa Pesio chromosome 7, ASM4071231v1 contains the following coding sequences:
- the LOC142643842 gene encoding dicarboxylate transporter 2.1, chloroplastic-like, whose amino-acid sequence MESFALSSLSTSFSLPTRSSLIHHRFHHHHPISKSSPSIPTLRFSSSSSFLFSPIKPTPNSSLFKPRFLPPIHSSSSSNSPNHPPPSPQITQPAKPIPLILSISIGLIVRFLIPKPPEVTPQAWQLLSIFVSTIAGLVLSPLPVGAWAFLGLTVTVLTKTLSFATAFSAFTNEVIWLIVISFFFARGFVKTGLGDRIATYFVKWMGRSTLGLSYGLTISEALIAPAMPSTTARAGGVFLPIIQSLSLSAGSKPGHPSAKKLGSYLVQSQFQSAGNSSALFLTAAAQNLLCLKLAEELGVIVSSPWVTWFKAASLPAIACLLATPLVLYKLYPPETKDTPDAPAMAAKKLEHMGPVTRYEWVMVGTMLLAVSLWVFGDALGIASVVTAMTGLSILLLLGVLDWDDCLSEKSAWDTLAWFAVLVGMAGQLTNLGIVTWMSDCVAKSLQSFSLSWPAAFGVLQASYFLIHYLFASQTGHVGALYSAFLAMQLAAGVPGVLAALALAYNTNLFGALTHYSSGQAAVYFGAGYVDLPDVFKVGFIMAVINTIIWGVVGAFWWKFLGLY is encoded by the exons ATGGAGAGTTTtgctctttcctctctctccaCTTCCTTCTCTCTCCCTACTCGCTCTTCTCTCATTCACCACCGtttccaccaccaccaccccatCTCCAAATCCTCACCGTCCATCCCCACCCTCCgattctcctcctcctcctcctttctcttctctccaATCAAACCCACCCCAAACTCCTCCCTCTTCAAACCCCGTTTCCTCCCTCCAATCCACTCCTCCTCATCCTCAAATTCCCCAAACCACCCTCCCCCATCTCCACAAATTACACAACCAGCCAAACCAATCCCACTAATTCTCTCAATCTCAATCGGCTTAATCGTCCGATTCCTCATTCCCAAGCCCCCCGAAGTGACCCCACAAGCCTGGCAACTCCTCTCCATCTTCGTGTCCACCATCGCGGGCCTCGTCCTCAGCCCATTACCCGTCGGCGCGTGGGCTTTCTTGGGCCTCACAGTGACCGTCCTCACCAAAACTCTCTCCTTCGCCACCGCCTTCTCCGCCTTCACCAACGAAGTCATCTGGCTCATAGTCATCTCATTCTTCTTCGCCCGCGGCTTCGTCAAGACCGGCTTAGGCGACAGGATCGCCACTTATTTCGTCAAGTGGATGGGCCGCAGCACCTTAGGACTGTCCTACGGATTGACCATAAGCGAAGCCCTCATCGCCCCGGCTATGCCCAGCACCACAGCCAGGGCCGGCGGCGTCTTTTTGCCCATAATTCAGTCGCTCTCGCTCTCTGCCGGCAGCAAACCCGGCCACCCATCTGCCAAAAAGCTCGGTTCTTATCTTGTTCAGTCTCAATTTCAG TCTGCTGGTAACTCTAGTGCTCTTTTCCTAACTGCTGCAGCTCAAAACTTGCTCTGCCTCAAATTGGCTGAGGAGCTTGGGGTGATAGTTTCAAGCCCTTGGGTTACTTGGTTTAAAGCTGCTAGTTTACCAGCAATTGCCTGTCTTTTAGCTACTCCTCTAGTCTTATACAAGTTATATCCTCCTGAAACCAAAGACACACCAGATGCTCCTGCCATGGCTGCAAAGAAATTGGAGCATATGGGTCCTGTTACAAGATATGAGTGGGTGATGGTTGGTACAATGCTCCTTGCAGTCTCTTTGTGGGTCTTTGG TGATGCTCTTGGTATAGCAAGTGTTGTAACTGCAATGACAGGCTTATCCATTCTCCTTTTGTTGGGAGTCCTTGATTGGGATGACTGCTTAAGTGAAAAATCCGCATGGGATACCTTGGCTTGGTTTGCTGTTCTAGTGGGTATGGCAGGCCAATTGACAAACCTTGGTATTGTGACCTGGATGTCTGATTGTGTCGCCAAATCGCTTCAGTCTTTCTCTTTGAGTTGGCCAGCTGCATTTGGTGTTCTTCAGGCTTCTTACTTCCTCATCCACTACCTCTTTGCAAGTCAAACAGGTCATGTTGGAGCTTTGTACTCTGCATTCCTTGCTATGCAGTTGGCTGCTGGGGTTCCTGGCGTGTTAGCAGCTCTGGCTTTAGCATACAATACAAATCTTTTCGGTGCCTTAACACATTATAGCAGTGGTCAGGCTGCTGTATACTTTGGAG CTGGTTATGTAGACCTTCCCGATGTTTTCAAAGTGGGATTCATAATGGCTGTTATCAATACTATCATCTGGGGAGTAGTTGGAGCTTTTTGGTGGAAATTTTTGGGCCtctattga
- the LOC142644087 gene encoding uncharacterized protein LOC142644087: MTDQPIRKTMNKIDAAGRLIQWAMKLGQFDIEYRPRAAIKAQVLAYFIAKFTYPYKEEEPPMETWTVQTDGPATKKVGGVGVVLISPEKEVLKYAIRLQFPTMSNEVEYKALLIGLSLAKALGAKNLIVQADSQLIIGQVKGDYKAKEDKRIRRVDDSHRLLLERMMTL, from the coding sequence ATGACAGACCAACCCATAAGAAAGACGATGAACAAGATAGATGCAGCAGGACGACTCATTCAATGGGCAATGAAATTGGGCCAATTTGACATTGAATATCGGCCCCGAGCAGCAATCAAAGCCCAGGTACTAGCATACTTCATTGCAAAATTCACTTACCCCTATAAGGAAGAAGAACCTCCTATGGAAACATGGACGGTCCAGACAGATGGGCCTGCCACAAAGAAAGTAGGAGGAGTAGGAGTAGTGCTCATATCTccagaaaaagaagtattgaAGTATGCAATCAGATTACAGTTCCCAACAATGAGTAACGAGGTAGAATACAAAGCATTGCTAATAGGGCTAAGCCTAGCAAAAGCTCTAGGAGCAAAGAATCTTATCGTCCAAGCTGATTCTCAGCTAATAATTGGACAAGTAAAAGGAGATTACAAAGccaaagaagataaaagaaTAAGACGAGTGGATGACTCCCATCGTCTGTTACTTGAAAGAATGATGACTCTTTGA
- the LOC142644088 gene encoding uncharacterized protein LOC142644088, protein MSPHAVSSALIIEERKIQKHVYYTSRALRKAKGRYPMMEKLAFALVISSSKLRHYFQAHVINILTNHPLKKAMNKLEVTGRLIQWAIELSEFDIKYQLRSAIKAQTLADFIAEFTLNHGELDEVDEAKKWVVYVDGSSTQYAGGIGVVLKSPERDKLKYATCLQYQTTNNEVKYEALLKGLELAKSLRAESIVVQGDFQLAMGQVYGTCEIKEERMKKYLSKMKRLLKKFKEASFLQVPREENMEANALAKTISADGSVDEYDKVQYMPSIDLLEVQQIEEREN, encoded by the coding sequence ATGTCCCCACATGCAGTGAGTTCAGCATTAATCATAGAAGAAAGGAAGATACAGAAGCATGTTTATTATACAAGTAGAGCATTAAGGAAAGCAAAAGGACGGTATCCTATGATGGAGAAGTTGGCCTTTGCATTGGTAATATCTTCCAGCAAGCTAAGGCATTACTTTCAAGCTCATGTCATCAATATCTTGACAAATCATCCACtcaagaaggcaatgaacaagttggaagtcACAGGACGACTAATCCAATGGGCCATAgaacttagtgagtttgatatCAAGTATCAACTAAGAAGTGCGATAAAGGCTCAAACattggcagatttcattgcggaattcactcTAAACCATGGTGAGTTGGACGAGGTGGATGAAGCTAAGAAGTGGGTCGTTTATGTAGATGGTTCGTCAACACAATATGCAGGTGGTATAGGGGTTGTACTGAAATCTCCAGAAAGGGATAAGTTAAAATATGCAACTTGTCTACAGTACCAGACGACCAATAACGAAGTTAAATATGAAGCCCTCCTTAAAGGGCTagaattggccaagtccttaaGGGCCGAGTCAATAGTTGTCCAAGGAGACTTTCAATTGGCCATGGGTCAAGTATATGGAACATGTGAAATTAAGGAAGAACGAATGAAGAAGTATCTCAGTAAGATGAAGCGGCTTCTTAAGAAATTTAAGGAAGCTAGTTTTCTTCAAGTTCCAAGAGAGGAAAACATGGAAGCAAATGCATTAGCAAAGACAATATCGGCAGATGGGTCAGTGGATGAGTATGACAAAGTCCAgtacatgccaagcatagatCTTCTAGAGGTGCAGCAGATTGAAGAAAGGGAAAACTAG